A genome region from Armatimonadota bacterium includes the following:
- the metG gene encoding methionine--tRNA ligase, whose protein sequence is MTKPYYVTTPIYYVNGMPHIGAALTTIACDAIARYQRMLGSDAFLLTGTDENAAKVLAAAEQQGEDPAEFVCGLAAEFRSCWNALHVEYSDFIRTTEARHTLAVQECVRRLIATGDIYRGEYEGWYSISDETFFRDSEVDNGFANETGKPVVRVSEPGYYFRLSAFADRLLQHINSNPQFLQPESRRNEVTSYISEGLRDMYITRPNRGWGITVPGDESCVVYVWLDALVNYLAAAGWPDEMEARNLWPADLHMVGKEIFVRFHATLWPAMLMALNLPLPKQIFAHGWFTVHGAKGGKTGPSLPHPVRLAEFIRDRSGCTIAAAVDAERYLLCRTMSFAGDSEFSVSACLQRFNIDLANDLGNLVNRTVNMTCRYCGGLVPQPSDAPQPLAEFVATVAHDVAAAMESVRLNVSLDAAWQLVSRMNKYLDEHAPWALAPRAAAGDAVAAEQLGDVLYAGLEASRVASVLLYPFMPEVSRAIRQQIGGECGASPPTWAEAAWGGLKPGSRLGSAEPIFPRIRETNVSHTELEDLASRRSPVRQSGQAGTTVTNESAPAPVGQEPITIEEFGRIDLRVAEVLAAEPVTGATRLLRLTVHLGGDDTRTILAGIAEAYRPEELEGKRVVVVANLQPRVMRGIESKGMLLAADSDGKAILIEPDQSAPLGARVR, encoded by the coding sequence ATGACGAAGCCGTACTATGTAACTACGCCCATCTACTACGTAAATGGGATGCCCCACATCGGCGCCGCTCTCACGACTATCGCTTGTGATGCCATCGCTCGCTACCAGCGGATGCTGGGCTCGGATGCCTTCCTGCTGACCGGAACCGATGAAAACGCCGCCAAGGTTCTGGCGGCGGCGGAGCAGCAGGGCGAGGATCCGGCCGAGTTTGTTTGCGGACTGGCGGCCGAATTCCGGTCGTGCTGGAACGCGCTCCACGTGGAGTACAGCGACTTTATTCGCACCACGGAGGCTCGCCACACACTCGCAGTCCAGGAATGCGTCAGGCGATTGATTGCCACGGGTGATATCTATCGCGGTGAGTACGAAGGCTGGTACAGCATCAGCGACGAGACCTTCTTTCGCGACAGTGAGGTGGATAACGGTTTCGCCAACGAGACCGGCAAGCCGGTGGTGCGGGTCTCGGAGCCCGGCTACTACTTTCGACTGTCGGCCTTCGCCGATCGCTTACTGCAGCACATCAATAGCAATCCGCAGTTTTTGCAGCCTGAGTCGCGCCGCAACGAGGTGACGAGTTACATCAGCGAAGGCTTGCGCGATATGTACATCACGCGACCCAATCGCGGTTGGGGCATCACCGTGCCAGGCGATGAGTCCTGTGTGGTCTACGTCTGGCTGGATGCCCTGGTCAACTACCTGGCGGCAGCCGGTTGGCCGGATGAGATGGAAGCGCGTAACTTGTGGCCGGCCGACCTGCATATGGTTGGCAAAGAGATTTTTGTTCGTTTCCATGCCACGCTGTGGCCGGCGATGTTGATGGCGCTGAACTTACCGCTGCCGAAACAGATATTCGCGCACGGCTGGTTCACGGTTCATGGCGCCAAGGGTGGCAAGACCGGGCCAAGCTTGCCACATCCGGTTCGGCTCGCCGAATTCATCCGCGACCGATCCGGTTGCACGATTGCGGCTGCAGTTGATGCCGAACGGTACCTACTGTGCCGGACGATGAGTTTCGCCGGAGACAGCGAGTTCAGCGTCTCTGCATGTCTACAGCGATTCAACATCGATCTCGCCAATGATCTCGGCAACCTGGTGAATCGTACCGTGAACATGACGTGCCGCTATTGTGGTGGTCTGGTTCCACAGCCAAGCGATGCGCCGCAGCCCTTGGCGGAGTTCGTCGCCACAGTTGCCCACGACGTGGCCGCCGCGATGGAATCGGTTCGGTTGAACGTGTCGCTGGATGCCGCGTGGCAGCTGGTGAGCCGTATGAACAAGTATCTCGACGAGCATGCACCCTGGGCGCTGGCCCCACGCGCGGCGGCTGGCGACGCAGTGGCTGCGGAGCAGCTTGGAGATGTACTGTATGCGGGGTTGGAAGCGTCGCGCGTCGCCTCGGTGCTTCTGTATCCCTTCATGCCGGAGGTGTCGAGAGCTATTCGGCAGCAGATCGGTGGGGAATGTGGCGCATCGCCACCAACCTGGGCCGAGGCCGCCTGGGGCGGGCTTAAGCCCGGTAGCCGGTTAGGGTCAGCGGAGCCGATATTCCCTCGGATCCGGGAGACCAACGTATCACACACTGAATTGGAGGACCTGGCAAGCCGCCGCAGCCCTGTGCGGCAAAGCGGTCAGGCTGGAACAACCGTGACTAACGAATCAGCGCCCGCACCTGTTGGGCAAGAGCCTATCACCATCGAAGAGTTTGGCCGCATCGACCTGCGAGTGGCCGAGGTTTTGGCGGCCGAGCCTGTTACCGGCGCCACGCGGCTGCTTCGGCTGACCGTGCACCTTGGTGGCGACGATACCCGGACGATTCTCGCCGGCATTGCCGAGGCGTACCGACCCGAGGAGCTCGAGGGGAAGCGTGTTGTGGTCGTCGCAAACCTTCAGCCTCGCGTTATGCGGGGAATCGAGTCGAAGGGCATGCTGCTTGCGGCCGATAGCGACGGGAAGGCGATTCTGATTGAGCCCGATCAGTCCGCCCCCTTGGGAGCCAGGGTTCGCTGA
- a CDS encoding RNA polymerase sigma factor, whose amino-acid sequence MPATKSDSGFEHRLILRLRGGDRAAWSTAFDLYGDRIYGYARRALGHREDAEDVAAETFQRAIERIGAFRGDSPLIAWLFAIARNLCLDRQRQPRLLGLELEEELADDTATEERLETRILVRQALERLTAEHRMVLLLCDVDQWDAKEVMVALNRSLASTKSMLYRARRNLRDRLAESGMGEECA is encoded by the coding sequence GTGCCCGCAACCAAATCAGACAGCGGCTTCGAGCATCGGCTGATATTGCGGCTCCGAGGTGGTGACCGTGCGGCTTGGAGTACCGCCTTCGATCTATACGGAGATCGCATCTACGGATACGCCCGGCGTGCGCTTGGACATCGGGAAGATGCTGAGGATGTAGCAGCCGAAACCTTCCAACGGGCGATCGAGAGGATCGGTGCGTTTCGGGGAGACTCACCGCTGATCGCCTGGCTGTTCGCGATTGCCCGGAATCTCTGCCTCGACCGGCAGCGGCAGCCGAGGCTGCTCGGCCTGGAACTGGAAGAGGAGCTGGCTGATGATACCGCGACCGAGGAGCGCCTTGAAACGCGCATACTCGTGCGCCAGGCGCTTGAGCGGTTGACGGCGGAGCATCGAATGGTACTTCTACTCTGTGATGTGGATCAATGGGATGCTAAAGAGGTTATGGTGGCGTTGAACCGGTCTCTTGCATCCACAAAGTCGATGTTGTATCGAGCACGCAGGAATCTGCGCGACCGTTTGGCGGAGTCCGGGATGGGCGAGGAGTGCGCGTGA